From the genome of bacterium, one region includes:
- the pyrH gene encoding UMP kinase, whose protein sequence is MTKGKSPKYNRILLKISGEALLGSEPLGLDFDVVSSIASELAQVHAIGVELAVVIGGGNIFRGAKDGGTTIERTTGDYMGMMATIINALALQSVLEKEGVPTRVQSAISISQVAEPYIRRKAIRHLEKGRVVIFAAGTGNPFFTTDTAAALRAMEIGAGILMKATKVDGVYTADPMVDPDAIKLDRVTYKDVLERDLKVMDATAIALCMDNDMSIMVFNLKTRGNMMRAVTGETVGTVVTGGDQ, encoded by the coding sequence TTGACAAAGGGAAAATCTCCCAAGTACAACCGTATCCTCCTCAAGATCAGCGGCGAGGCCCTGCTGGGGTCCGAGCCCCTGGGTCTGGATTTCGACGTTGTAAGCTCCATCGCCTCCGAGTTGGCTCAAGTCCATGCCATCGGCGTTGAGCTGGCGGTGGTCATCGGCGGCGGAAATATTTTTCGCGGCGCCAAAGATGGCGGAACAACCATCGAACGTACCACCGGCGACTATATGGGCATGATGGCTACGATCATCAACGCCCTTGCTCTCCAGAGCGTGCTGGAAAAGGAGGGCGTTCCCACAAGGGTCCAGTCAGCCATTTCCATAAGCCAGGTCGCCGAGCCCTACATCCGACGAAAAGCTATCAGGCATCTTGAAAAAGGCCGGGTCGTTATTTTCGCTGCCGGTACAGGCAACCCCTTTTTTACAACGGATACAGCCGCTGCATTAAGAGCTATGGAGATCGGGGCTGGTATCCTCATGAAGGCCACCAAGGTAGACGGAGTCTACACCGCTGATCCCATGGTCGACCCGGATGCCATAAAACTGGACCGGGTCACCTACAAGGATGTTCTGGAGCGGGACCTGAAGGTGATGGATGCAACTGCCATTGCCCTGTGCATGGACAACGACATGTCCATCATGGTATTCAACCTGAAGACCAGGGGCAATATGATGCGGGCTGTCACCGGCGAAACGGTGGGGACAGTAGTGACAGGAGGAGACCAGTAA
- a CDS encoding 1-deoxy-D-xylulose-5-phosphate reductoisomerase — translation MSGVRRVSILGSTGSIGRNTLDIISGHPGDFEVAALASGSDWETIVSQAKLFKPAFVAIHKEEAASRARDLLKGSDIGVLAGIDGILEAASTDRADIVVSSIVGAAGIMPTYAAVAAGKILALANKEALVAAGRLITEEAKRTGARIIPVDSEHSAVFQALMGQDRSAVRKVILTASGGPFFGKDKDFLIGVTSEMALNHPRWKMGPKVTVDSATMMNKGLEVIEARWIFDLQAEEIEVLIHPQSIVHSMVEYVDGSVLAQMGITDMRVPIAFALSYPDRLDLPLDPLDLAAVGRLDFHKPDREMFPCLGLAYEALERGNGMPAVLNAANEIAVESFISGDLPFTGIADVVRAVMDDPPDFDNQTLSGILRGDQLTRKAARAVIELHGEN, via the coding sequence ATGTCCGGGGTCCGAAGGGTAAGCATCCTGGGTTCCACCGGATCTATCGGCCGCAATACCCTTGATATCATTTCAGGGCATCCCGGTGATTTCGAGGTTGCAGCCCTTGCTTCGGGCTCGGATTGGGAGACCATCGTCAGCCAGGCAAAGCTTTTCAAACCTGCTTTTGTGGCCATACATAAGGAAGAAGCCGCCTCCAGGGCCAGGGATTTGCTGAAGGGCTCGGATATCGGCGTACTCGCTGGAATAGATGGGATCCTGGAAGCCGCCTCCACTGACAGAGCCGACATTGTTGTTTCTTCCATCGTAGGTGCAGCGGGGATCATGCCTACCTATGCCGCTGTGGCGGCGGGGAAGATCCTTGCTCTGGCCAACAAGGAGGCACTCGTCGCTGCCGGGAGGCTTATTACCGAGGAGGCGAAACGCACCGGTGCCAGAATCATCCCCGTGGACAGTGAGCACTCCGCGGTATTCCAGGCCCTTATGGGGCAGGATCGTTCTGCCGTACGCAAGGTGATCCTTACCGCTTCCGGAGGTCCGTTCTTCGGAAAAGATAAGGACTTCCTGATCGGGGTCACATCCGAAATGGCTCTTAACCACCCTCGGTGGAAAATGGGACCCAAGGTCACAGTTGATTCGGCCACCATGATGAACAAGGGTCTTGAGGTCATTGAGGCGAGGTGGATCTTTGATCTCCAGGCTGAAGAGATCGAGGTCCTCATCCATCCCCAGAGTATCGTTCACAGCATGGTGGAATATGTGGATGGTTCCGTTCTTGCCCAGATGGGGATCACCGACATGCGCGTCCCCATAGCCTTTGCCTTGAGCTATCCGGATCGCCTGGACCTCCCCCTCGATCCCCTTGACCTGGCGGCTGTGGGCAGGCTTGATTTTCACAAGCCTGATAGGGAGATGTTCCCATGTCTGGGTCTTGCCTACGAGGCACTTGAAAGAGGGAACGGCATGCCGGCTGTTTTGAACGCCGCCAACGAGATCGCTGTTGAATCCTTTATTTCAGGGGACCTGCCTTTCACCGGGATCGCCGATGTGGTACGGGCTGTGATGGACGATCCGCCGGATTTTGACAACCAGACCCTTTCCGGGATCCTTCGGGGTGATCAGTTGACCCGTAAGGCCGCCCGGGCTGTTATCGAATTACATGGAGAAAATTAA
- the rseP gene encoding RIP metalloprotease RseP, whose translation MTTTISFILVLGILVTVHELGHFLVAKALGIGVETFSIGFPPRMFGFKWGETEYCISWIPLGGYVKLRGEGPDEVVEDPDDPTLFSSRPPYQRAGVILAGPVMNLILAFIVMPLVFMVGMAVPSYLDDPPVAGWVEPGSPVDKVGIIPGDLILNVNGEETATWEQFLEKTSLARDNKLEIQVKSLAGIRSVNLDLTDAEDGRIGVQPPMPPTIGALTMGYPAQKAGVEEGDRILSMGQIPVNHWSEMAQIIHASAGKSLTLKVLRGTEELSLSVTPVLDEKSGRGLMGISPRSETVVRRFGPVDAVAKGFERNVELLGMTFSFVWELLTGQSSIKNLGGPIMIFQVTGEAARAGLAQFLGFMAFLSLQLGVLNLFPIPVLDGGHLVFLTAEGILKRPLDVRTREMAQKVGFFLLILLIVVISYNDILRIFGG comes from the coding sequence ATGACTACCACGATATCGTTTATTTTAGTCCTGGGCATTCTTGTCACAGTCCACGAGCTGGGACACTTCCTGGTGGCCAAGGCTCTCGGGATTGGAGTGGAAACCTTTTCCATAGGTTTCCCGCCCAGGATGTTCGGTTTTAAATGGGGGGAGACAGAGTACTGTATTTCATGGATCCCTCTGGGAGGCTACGTGAAACTCAGGGGGGAAGGGCCCGATGAAGTTGTGGAAGACCCCGATGACCCCACGTTATTTTCGTCCAGGCCGCCCTATCAGAGGGCGGGGGTGATCCTGGCCGGTCCGGTGATGAACCTCATCCTGGCTTTTATCGTCATGCCTCTGGTCTTCATGGTGGGCATGGCAGTTCCTTCCTATCTTGATGATCCCCCGGTGGCCGGTTGGGTCGAACCAGGATCTCCGGTGGACAAGGTCGGGATCATCCCCGGGGATCTCATCCTGAACGTTAACGGCGAAGAAACAGCCACCTGGGAGCAGTTCCTTGAAAAAACTTCCCTGGCCAGGGACAACAAACTTGAGATCCAGGTCAAAAGCCTGGCCGGTATCCGCTCTGTGAATCTGGATCTGACGGATGCCGAAGATGGGCGGATCGGCGTTCAGCCGCCCATGCCACCTACCATCGGGGCCCTGACAATGGGGTATCCTGCTCAGAAGGCGGGAGTTGAAGAGGGGGATCGGATCCTTTCCATGGGTCAGATTCCAGTGAACCACTGGAGCGAGATGGCCCAGATCATCCACGCCAGCGCCGGGAAATCGCTGACTCTGAAGGTCCTCAGGGGAACGGAAGAACTCAGCCTTTCGGTGACTCCTGTTCTCGACGAGAAATCGGGAAGGGGGCTCATGGGGATCTCTCCCAGGAGCGAAACCGTTGTTCGACGTTTCGGCCCGGTGGATGCTGTGGCAAAAGGGTTTGAGAGGAACGTGGAACTTCTTGGAATGACCTTTTCCTTTGTCTGGGAACTGCTCACCGGTCAGTCGTCCATTAAAAACCTGGGCGGGCCCATTATGATCTTCCAGGTCACCGGTGAGGCTGCAAGAGCAGGCCTGGCACAGTTCCTCGGCTTCATGGCTTTCCTTAGCCTCCAGCTGGGAGTTCTCAACCTGTTCCCGATACCGGTGCTCGACGGAGGACACCTGGTGTTCCTCACTGCCGAGGGTATCCTGAAAAGGCCCCTGGATGTGCGCACCAGGGAAATGGCCCAGAAGGTGGGTTTTTTCCTCCTGATCCTTCTCATTGTGGTGATCTCCTACAACGATATCCTCCGGATCTTCGGGGGATAA
- the tsf gene encoding translation elongation factor Ts — translation MSISASSVKDLREKTGAGFMDCKEALKECEGDAEKAVDYLRTKGLSAAAKRSGRQASEGVVGSYIHMGGKIGVIVEVNCETDFVARTDNFQELVTDLAMQIAAARPLYVKREEVPADLLEKEKEIYKAQALESGKPENVLDRIVDGKVEKFFQDVCLEEQDFVKVSNTKVLDHVKAVAATLGENVQINRFARFEIGEGQEKSKSCG, via the coding sequence ATGAGCATAAGCGCATCTTCGGTCAAGGACCTCAGAGAAAAGACCGGTGCCGGTTTTATGGATTGCAAAGAGGCCCTCAAAGAGTGTGAGGGCGATGCCGAAAAGGCGGTGGACTACCTGCGTACAAAGGGCCTTTCAGCTGCAGCCAAGCGCTCCGGGCGACAGGCCAGCGAAGGAGTTGTGGGTTCCTACATCCATATGGGCGGTAAGATCGGTGTCATCGTAGAGGTGAACTGCGAAACGGATTTTGTTGCGAGGACCGACAATTTTCAGGAACTGGTGACCGATCTTGCCATGCAGATTGCCGCAGCCCGGCCCCTGTACGTCAAGCGCGAAGAGGTTCCGGCCGATCTCCTGGAAAAGGAGAAGGAGATATACAAAGCCCAGGCCCTTGAATCCGGAAAGCCCGAGAACGTGCTGGACCGGATTGTTGACGGCAAGGTTGAGAAGTTCTTCCAGGATGTCTGCCTGGAAGAACAGGATTTTGTCAAGGTGAGCAATACCAAGGTTCTCGACCACGTCAAGGCTGTGGCAGCCACCCTGGGTGAGAACGTTCAGATCAACAGGTTTGCCAGGTTCGAGATCGGTGAAGGGCAGGAGAAGAGCAAATCGTGCGGATAA
- the rpsB gene encoding 30S ribosomal protein S2: MAVITMKQLLEAGVHFGHQTRRWNPKMQRYIFGARNGIYIIDLQKTLRQFKESYRFVRELSARGGNVLFVGTKKQAHESIFEEAQRCGMPYVNHRWLGGMLTNYATIKKSIGRLKKYEIMEEEQSWGNLTKKEILNITKEREKLGQFLDGIKDMGKLPDALFVVDPKREEIAIKEARKLGIPILAIVDTNCDPDLIDMVIPGNDDAIRSIRLFTSKIADAVIEGQQLVGTAEVGVVEAPASVKKEAPAAQEQAAEETVSQEPAEVVQEAAEVATEEAANEISGENNAEEDK; this comes from the coding sequence ATGGCAGTCATTACAATGAAACAGCTATTGGAGGCCGGTGTTCACTTCGGTCACCAGACCCGCAGATGGAACCCCAAGATGCAGAGGTATATCTTCGGGGCTCGCAACGGGATCTATATCATCGACCTGCAGAAAACCCTGCGCCAGTTCAAGGAATCCTACCGTTTCGTCCGTGAACTGTCTGCCAGGGGAGGGAACGTCCTCTTCGTGGGTACCAAGAAGCAGGCTCACGAATCGATCTTTGAGGAAGCCCAGAGATGCGGGATGCCCTATGTCAACCACAGGTGGCTCGGCGGTATGCTCACCAACTATGCCACCATCAAGAAAAGCATAGGTCGGCTGAAGAAATACGAGATCATGGAAGAGGAACAGAGCTGGGGTAACCTGACCAAAAAGGAAATCCTGAACATCACCAAAGAGAGGGAGAAGCTGGGCCAGTTTCTGGATGGGATCAAAGACATGGGTAAGCTCCCCGATGCCCTCTTTGTGGTTGACCCGAAACGTGAGGAGATCGCTATCAAGGAAGCCAGGAAACTGGGTATACCCATTCTGGCTATCGTGGACACGAACTGCGATCCGGACCTGATAGATATGGTTATCCCTGGTAACGACGATGCCATCCGCTCCATCCGCCTGTTCACCTCCAAGATAGCTGATGCGGTTATCGAAGGACAGCAGCTGGTTGGGACTGCTGAGGTTGGCGTTGTGGAGGCTCCGGCTTCAGTTAAGAAAGAGGCGCCTGCCGCCCAGGAGCAGGCAGCCGAGGAAACTGTCTCCCAAGAGCCAGCTGAAGTTGTCCAAGAAGCAGCGGAAGTAGCAACTGAAGAGGCAGCCAATGAAATAAGCGGCGAAAACAACGCCGAGGAGGATAAATAA
- the ispG gene encoding flavodoxin-dependent (E)-4-hydroxy-3-methylbut-2-enyl-diphosphate synthase: MSADFPIVRRPTRPTQLGQLIVGGGAPVSVQSMTNTPTADMEATLDQVRALASAGCEIVRVSVPDEDALTGFDALRKNVRLPLVADIHFDHKLAVGSLLAGADAVRINPGNIGASWKVREIVEAASDRGASIRVGVNAGSLERDILRAHGHPTPEALVQSAIRSVKLLEGMNFFAIKVSVKASDPVQSVQAYRLLSEEIDYPLHLGVTEAGTPLTGSVRTAAALSLLLADGIGDTIRVSLSGDPLPEVHSGFELLRSLGLRTGARVVACPTCARAEIDVAEWAGQIEEKVRDIRIPLRIAVMGCPVNGPGEAREADVGLAGGKGNAILFVKGQVIKKVSPDEAVEALMEEVEKLVKESEG; this comes from the coding sequence ATGTCAGCCGACTTTCCCATTGTCAGGAGGCCTACGAGGCCGACCCAGCTGGGGCAGTTGATCGTCGGGGGTGGTGCCCCCGTATCGGTTCAGTCCATGACCAATACCCCCACGGCTGATATGGAGGCAACCCTCGATCAGGTGAGGGCTCTTGCTTCGGCAGGGTGCGAGATCGTGAGGGTGTCGGTTCCCGACGAGGATGCCCTTACGGGGTTCGATGCTTTGAGGAAAAATGTTCGTTTGCCTCTGGTGGCGGACATTCACTTCGATCACAAGCTTGCTGTGGGGTCCCTCCTTGCCGGTGCCGATGCCGTACGTATCAATCCGGGGAACATCGGCGCCTCCTGGAAGGTCCGGGAGATCGTCGAAGCTGCATCGGACCGTGGAGCTTCAATCCGTGTTGGTGTCAACGCAGGTTCTCTTGAGAGGGATATTCTCAGGGCCCACGGGCATCCGACGCCGGAAGCTCTGGTCCAGAGCGCCATCCGTTCCGTCAAGCTGCTGGAAGGGATGAACTTTTTCGCCATCAAGGTATCGGTCAAGGCATCAGACCCGGTTCAGAGCGTACAAGCGTACCGCCTTCTCTCCGAGGAGATCGATTACCCCCTCCACCTCGGCGTGACCGAGGCAGGCACTCCCCTGACCGGATCCGTAAGGACCGCAGCGGCGCTCAGCCTCCTGCTGGCCGACGGCATCGGGGACACCATACGGGTTTCCCTTTCAGGGGATCCGCTGCCTGAGGTTCACTCGGGGTTCGAACTTCTCCGATCCCTCGGGCTCAGGACAGGTGCCCGGGTCGTGGCCTGCCCCACCTGTGCCAGGGCCGAGATCGACGTGGCCGAGTGGGCAGGCCAGATCGAAGAAAAGGTCCGGGATATCCGGATCCCCCTGCGCATTGCGGTTATGGGATGTCCCGTCAACGGTCCCGGAGAGGCGAGAGAGGCTGATGTGGGGTTGGCTGGGGGTAAGGGGAACGCCATCCTGTTCGTTAAGGGACAGGTAATAAAAAAAGTCAGCCCGGATGAGGCGGTTGAGGCTCTTATGGAAGAGGTGGAGAAACTGGTTAAAGAAAGTGAAGGGTGA
- a CDS encoding isoprenyl transferase: MSNKPRRDVLRSNHQMNQNLPTHIAIIMDGNGRWAADRNLPRIAGHRAGVDAVRRVVEDCARLKVPYLTLFAFSTENWNRPQSEVGGLMALLGQYLKKELRTLMKNNVRLSTIGQIDNLPANVRQTLREVVEQSAGNDGLTLTLALSYSGRDDILEAVRKVAAAVQRGDLNPDDIEPGTFSSFLDTDGMPDPDLLIRTSGEQRISNFLLWQVAYTEFYVTDKLWPDFESVDLLEAIETFNSRERRFGKTSEQIRGEEA, translated from the coding sequence ATATCCAATAAGCCTCGAAGAGATGTTTTACGAAGTAACCATCAAATGAATCAGAACCTTCCCACTCACATTGCCATTATCATGGACGGCAACGGACGGTGGGCCGCCGATCGCAACCTCCCGCGCATCGCCGGTCATCGGGCCGGTGTTGATGCTGTTCGCAGGGTCGTAGAGGACTGTGCCCGTCTCAAGGTCCCCTATCTCACCCTGTTTGCTTTTTCCACAGAGAACTGGAACCGCCCCCAGAGTGAGGTTGGCGGGCTGATGGCTCTTCTGGGCCAGTATCTGAAAAAAGAACTGCGTACACTCATGAAGAACAACGTGCGCCTGAGTACCATCGGGCAGATTGATAATCTGCCCGCCAACGTTCGGCAGACCCTTCGTGAGGTGGTGGAGCAGTCGGCTGGAAATGACGGGTTGACCCTCACCCTTGCCCTGAGCTATAGCGGGCGGGACGATATCCTGGAGGCGGTGCGCAAAGTCGCGGCGGCGGTCCAAAGAGGTGATCTCAATCCTGATGACATCGAGCCGGGGACCTTCTCCTCCTTTTTGGACACTGACGGTATGCCCGACCCTGACCTGCTTATCCGCACCAGCGGTGAACAGCGTATCAGTAATTTTCTCCTGTGGCAGGTCGCCTACACGGAGTTTTACGTAACCGACAAGCTTTGGCCCGATTTTGAAAGTGTTGATCTCCTTGAGGCTATCGAGACGTTTAACTCAAGGGAACGCCGCTTCGGGAAGACCTCAGAACAGATCAGGGGAGAAGAAGCGTGA
- the frr gene encoding ribosome recycling factor: MIKELYQDMEKKMEKTIESLGRDLATIRTGRASLAILEGITLEYYGSQSPLNQVATLSIPESRLIVIQPWDPTAIKEIEKALMRSDLGLTPNNDGKVIRLPIPALTEERRVQLVKVVKKNGEEGKVAIRNIRRDAISEAKDFEKEKVLSEDELHRAQDEIQKITDRYIQRVDELIEKKEKEVLEV, from the coding sequence GTGATCAAGGAACTCTACCAGGATATGGAAAAGAAGATGGAAAAAACCATTGAGTCCCTTGGAAGGGATCTGGCAACCATCCGCACCGGCAGAGCCTCCCTGGCCATCCTTGAGGGGATCACCCTGGAATATTACGGTTCCCAGTCACCCCTGAACCAGGTTGCCACCCTGTCGATCCCGGAGAGCCGCCTTATAGTCATCCAACCGTGGGATCCCACCGCGATCAAGGAAATTGAAAAGGCGCTTATGCGTTCGGACCTGGGGCTCACCCCCAACAACGATGGCAAGGTCATCAGGTTGCCTATCCCGGCTCTCACTGAGGAAAGAAGGGTCCAGCTCGTCAAGGTGGTGAAAAAAAACGGGGAAGAAGGAAAAGTGGCCATTCGCAATATCCGTCGTGATGCCATTTCTGAAGCCAAGGATTTTGAAAAGGAAAAAGTGCTTTCCGAAGATGAGCTGCACCGGGCACAGGATGAGATCCAGAAAATTACCGACAGGTACATCCAGAGGGTGGACGAGCTCATTGAGAAAAAGGAAAAAGAGGTCCTCGAGGTCTGA
- a CDS encoding phosphatidate cytidylyltransferase, whose amino-acid sequence MIRIVPAVVLGALVIYLITAAPLILGVLAISIAVLAAAHETAALLEAAGSTVARVPAVTASFLLLAGAWGGGVQGLATGLAAGFTLTFAWVVLIGKVEGSALQLSGGTLLLFYPVWSLAHLILYLDSGSGRRALLFLLLCVWVCDSAAYYVGSTLGRRKLAPEISPNKTVAGAVGGTLGAAGVSVLLKMLSLVPWSIPFALSAGLCIAVLAQMGDLAESMLKRDAGVKDSGSLIPGHGGMMDRVDALLFTVPVFYYILSLSGGLV is encoded by the coding sequence GTGATCAGAATCGTTCCCGCGGTTGTGCTCGGAGCTCTGGTGATCTACCTCATCACAGCGGCTCCCCTGATACTGGGTGTCCTGGCTATTTCCATAGCGGTTCTTGCGGCCGCCCACGAGACGGCCGCCTTGCTGGAGGCCGCCGGCAGTACTGTTGCCAGGGTGCCGGCGGTTACGGCCAGTTTTCTTCTGCTGGCAGGTGCCTGGGGTGGAGGGGTCCAGGGCCTGGCCACCGGATTGGCGGCAGGTTTTACTTTAACCTTTGCCTGGGTGGTGCTCATTGGGAAGGTGGAGGGTTCTGCATTACAGCTGTCAGGGGGGACTCTTTTGCTTTTTTATCCGGTGTGGTCCCTGGCGCACCTGATCCTCTATCTGGATTCCGGGTCCGGCCGTCGCGCTCTGTTGTTCCTGCTCCTGTGCGTCTGGGTCTGCGATTCAGCCGCCTACTATGTCGGATCTACCCTGGGCCGCCGTAAACTGGCCCCGGAAATAAGCCCCAACAAGACGGTAGCCGGGGCAGTAGGTGGTACATTGGGCGCCGCCGGGGTTTCAGTCCTGTTAAAGATGCTCAGTCTGGTCCCCTGGTCGATACCGTTTGCCCTGAGTGCCGGCCTGTGCATCGCCGTACTCGCCCAAATGGGAGACCTGGCGGAATCGATGCTCAAGAGGGATGCCGGTGTGAAGGATTCAGGCTCTTTGATCCCCGGTCACGGTGGGATGATGGACCGTGTTGACGCCCTTCTGTTCACAGTTCCGGTTTTCTATTACATCCTGTCTTTATCCGGCGGTTTGGTGTGA